The genomic region ctacagttaccaccctgggatggctatcatacatttttgtgcaggccatggtacactgaggctggattccaaGTGTTGTTTTgtacccttaagtggtaccgaaaaccttgGACTGCAGGACAATTCCACCCTGTTTAGACTAGGAACTAAAGTAGGTCAGTCCAGCACGCAAGGTAACCAGTTTTCTTAAAACGTTTTGTGGGCATGTCTTCTGTTTCTTTTAAAAATCTTGGATTCTGTGGGTCGGCCAATTGCGTGCGCTGCAGTCCACTGAGGACCCACTCGGTATTCTTGATGACTGCAGCTGTAAACGTCTGTTCTTACCCCCTGCAGCGTCCACTCACAGCTGGTAAGTCATGTAAACATACACACAGTGGAGGTGTTCTTGTTCTCAGACATTACTGTGGTTTGTTTTGAGGTCTAGTGGATGCTTCCTTCTCTCGTATGTCTTTCCAGTGTCATTTTGTCTCAACATTAGTTGGGTCTGTTCTCAGCTCATTTCCTTGTAGCTCTGAATAGATGCACTCTGGATCACCCGTAGAAGGTTGTTCTTGGCCTCTACTTCCTTGGTGCATCTCTTTGGCCTTGTTTATGGGCAACTTGTGCTTCTTTTTCAGCAGGGACCTGTGCTTCCTCACTCTTTTATACCTCTTAGCTGGCTTGTCTTTGCAGGCATCCTTTCTTAGCTTCCACCCTTCAAGCTTTTCCAGGTGCAGTGGTCTCTGATGTTGATGGGATTCTATCAGTGAACCTTGGGTCCAGATGTCCACAGTCTCGTCATCTGCATGGGGTGGTTGGCTCAAATTGATGACCTCCAGTCTGCATCTCTTCCTCCAGATGCCGTTGAGTGTTATAGTTGTGTTGGAGCCTTTTCGATCTCCAGTTCTGAGCAATCGGTTGCTTCCTAGTCAGTGTGGAAGTTGGTTTCCTCATCTGGTTCATGTAGCCACTCTCACTTGGTTGATTCCAGGTCCTCTGTCAATGTCAGTGAATGTCGAGATTAATGTCTACAGCTGAACTGCCGTTAAGATGATCCCACCAAGTGTGGGTGTTTTAAATAATGAAACATGATGTGAGAAAAAGAATAATCCACTGTAATAAGCTGAGGATGTGTCTGCTGAAATAACACAAATATAACCATTGAAAAATCCTTTctagtttttatttaatttaaatgtgAGTGGAGTGATTAGGTGGTCTCAGTGATTTGCTACGTCCTGACTGCTGCCATTCCTGTGCTCAGTACAGACAGCCAGTCCTGTACTGGAAAGAAGCCATGTGGACTCTGTTCTGCAGCCTTTGGACTTCAAGTTCTTTGAAGTGGTCCTCCTCATCCTTCTTGATGATCACCTTCTGCAGATCACAGATTTCACGTACCAGCCTGGAACGCAGCTCTTGCTTCAGTTTCAGTAGAGCCTGCAAACAAAAACACTGATGTGTGATCTTtgctcacattgggcctcatgtatcaatgtggcgcacttgtggcgtaaatttacggtataaatttgaagtacaccaaagttgccgtgacatgtatcaagcagtgcgcacctgcccatttccggcgtacgcctgacgtgaccttgataaatgcggtgggtgaaaacattcgtaattataataaacacgcccagaaatattcagactccgcttcacacaccctcattttacgacatggaagccaggaagacggcaaagaaaaagaactccaccaatcacgatgcatgccaatagagcgtcaaaagcggccgtcacatcaattgttttgtagtataatcaaaaaagtgttacagtggtccctcgtttatcacaggagttacgttctaaaaatagtccgcaaaaagcgaagtccgcgatgtagtcagcgttattttttttacaattatagacgttttaaagctgtaaaaaccctgtaaaaccactttatacacttttctcaatcaggcattaacattttctcaattttctcttgtgtgtaaacactcttaaagttcaaaccttagtagaaaaataagactaacctgttttcagacccaaacatttgtttgagaaataaaaatagaacattttcctataaataattatgatggcttttagaactaacgaatgtaattttaacgatcaacgtatgaggttggacacataagaaattactaatagtgactgaccagtatttcacagttgctctgatcgcgcctcttcgtcctgacgccgcgcctttttccactcacacctcgctgcaggtgtgtttccgagtgacaaacacagttatgagtagttgttggcgctctttttttcttctgggcgagaagattcttataaacagacatgcagaacactgcaaaaagaaaaaaaaaaaaaagcatgcaaaattggaataaaaactccgtgaaacggcgaggccgcgaaaggtgaaccgcgttatagcgagggaccactgtattctcttttcacgtcaataattcttgacgtggatatttgctctctcaattaataagacatgcctaattttcagatttctttattcttaaaatgtatttattttattgtgacaaacgaatggagacgacacaacctgactgcagcacgggcgaagggaatgacaacactacagttgtaattatcaatttcattgtctaaaacgatcacaccacataaagttaagcttagcgctgctctggctccaggctcgaagtctggagaaaaaggcgagcagcgctttttttgcggtcagcgctgtggtcacggatcgtgctcgatagaccagcaaaagcgggatttgtattgattattatgtagtataatcaggaaagtgttatttatgtaacatgcattgatttgtataatggcactgttttatcatgttgatcagtttcatttttatgtggattccagtgctggttcatttgggtgtataatttacaccacctctcgacctggtgtatattttcagtgcagcgtacgccaacgaccacattgataaatgccaagtagcgcagccgttttggcgtacaccccatatacgctcaaatatcgccgtacgcacgttgatacatgaggcccgttATGTATTTTTGTTGGGAGCAAATATTTTACAATCAATAATGTGGACACCATATCAATGTGGTAAAGAGACGGACTATTACTATTTTACAAATACTAATTCACAAGCTTATTTTCCCCACAAAACTGGTGGGTTTTTACATATTAGGGCATTTCTGTTTTCCCTCACTGATCCTTTGATATTACAAATGCTACAGTCTGATCATACAAAACGTAGTCCAGTTTGTGGTGATCGAGGAAAAACATCTTTCCACATGCAGTACCTTTTGTGAATTTCTCCTGTGTAGTCATCTTTAGCTTTTTTCCCCCTCCAAAATTTTTATTTGAATTATTAAGTCGGTTCCTCTGTGTTATATTAAGACATAATGCAGAAGTGCTAAAACCAACGGCAACTACACAGACGGCACCATTCACGGGTTTTTCCCCCCCTCCCACTGAGCCCAATAGATGGCACGGGTGTTTGCCAGTGTTGCTGACCGAACTGTGCCCCCTGAatatcggtccgccctgccttcactgcacatgcatcatttcggagctcagcagcatcatttctgagaGTCACCAGCGCAATTCATTCATTcttacctcgtttctgcttaaaactgcactccagtcatcatctaactCAACGACAGATATCCGAAACTTTTAcacaatttccacataaattcagtattatttcaaaataaaaaaatcaaatcaattttatttatatagcgccaaacgtacgggttatctgctttaagctgcgagtttgtgagttataccacggagtcaggcacttctgatttaaagctccctatttcagaggagttacagcatcaaaagttgtcttcaatgaggatgtaaaactactgatgagatactctatctcacttacagagtttaggtagctactctgcacagtgttggtatatggcattagagaacataaagaagaaatcatatccttaaacctagttacagcgctttctgaaagacttctagtgtaatgaaacttattccccactgctgggtagtccatcagagtaaatgttattaagaaatgatcagacagaagggagttttcagggaatactgttaagtcttcaatttccataccataagtcagaacaagatctaagatatgattaaagtggtgggtggactcatttacattttgagcaaagccaactgagtctaataatagattaaatgcagtgttgaggctgtcattctcagcatctgtgtggatgttaaaatcgcccactataattatcttctctgagctaagcactaagtcagacaaaaggtctgaaaattcacagagaaactcacagtaacgaccaggtggacgatagataataacaaataaaactggtttttgggacttccaatttggatggacaagactaagagtcaggctttcaaatgaattaaagctctgtctgggttttggattaattaataagctggaatggaagattgctgctaatcctctgcctcggcccgtgctacgagcattctggcagttagtgtgactcaggggtgttgactcatttaaactaacatattcatcctgctgtaaccaggtttctgtaaggcagaataaatatgttgatcaattattatatcatttactcacagggacttagaagagagagatctaatgtttaatagaccacatttaaatgttttagtctgtggtgcagttgaaggtgctatattattttttctttttgaatttttatgcttaaatagatttttactggttattggtggtctgggagcaggcaccatctctacggggatggggtattggggggatggcagggggagagaagctgcagagaggtgtgtaagactacaactctgcttcctggtcccaaccctggatagtcacggtttggagggtttaataaaattggccagatttcttgagagctgctccatccaaagtgggatggatgccgtctctcctaacaagaccaggttttccccagaagctttgccaattatctatgaagcccacctcattttttggacaccactcagacagccagcaattcagggagaacatgcggctaaacatgtcactcccggtccgattggggaggggcccagagaaaactacagagtccgacattgtttttgcaaagttacacaccgattcaatgttaattttagtgacctccgattggcgtaaccgggtgtcattactgccgacgtgaattacaaatcttaccaaatttacgcttagccgtagccagcagtttcaaatttccttcaatgtcgcctgctctggcccccggaagacaactgactatggttgctggtgtcgctaacttcacatttctcaaaacagagtcgccaataaccagagtttgatcctcggcgggtgtgtcgccaagtggggaaaaacggttagaaatatgaacgggttggcggtgtacacggggcttctgtttagggctacgcttcctcctcacagtcacccagtcggcctgctttcccggctgctcgggatctgctggaagggaactaacggcggctaagctaccttggtctgcactgacacaggggcctggctagctgtagaattttccacggtgcggagccgagtctccaattcgcccagcctggcctccaaagctacgaataagctacacttattacaagtaccattactgctaaaggaggccgaggaataactaaacatttcacacccagagcagaaaagtgcgggagagacaggagaagccgccatgctaaaccggctaagacctagtagctagcggattcctaaaaacacacaaattgaataatgtgtaaataatttagaggcgattcagcagagggagtgctttagttaaggcacgtgaagattacacagtgaaacaaatcgttatctagttatctagatcaatctaactgcgcagattaaacagctaacagatacagcaaaacaccactgtgctccggaacaggaagtgatacaataccgcagtgagccaaccaccagttgACGGGGGAAAGTGATCAGAGCGTcgacgtcatttcagagcatcagtaacGACTCGCCGGGCGATTGTCATTTGTCAACAAAATGACACCAACTGAGAGCTTATCATACATGTCTCAGAATTGAATTAGTCCAAACAATTATTTTTATGTCAATGCAAACTACAGATAAATCCAATGTAAGACCAGCGGTGTACAAAGTATTCCAGCAAGGGTCgagacggtgcaggttttctttgcagccactgactccagcaggtgatttcactgacgaactcatcccatctgctcaaagtgatgttaatcagaatTGAGGCTCACCTTTTCTCTGGCTTTTTTCCAAACATGGATCTCTTGCTGCTCTTGCTGAAATTTCTCAGCGAGTAGTGAAAACTGAAAGAGAGCAGATGCAGCATTTGAGGACTCTGCGACTAAACAAGATGCTGTGGAattacttttgtgtgtgtgtgtgtgtgtgtgtgtgtggggtgggggggttggggtggtggtGGAGGGGTTAAACAACAGTGTGGACTGTGTGTAGGATTAGTGTTCACTGTTCTACAAAACAGGAATCACTGAAGTCTTGGACTTTGAAAGACATTCACCAAATAGTTTCAAAGTTTATTTGGAATCTATCATGGATTTGTGTGTTATCTGAAGTACCTGATCTTTGAAGTAGTTCTCCATGGACTTGATCTGATCCTGGCATCGTTTCTCGTGTTCCAGACTCTGCTCCCTGGCATAGGCGATCTGTTCTCTCAGCTGGAGCTTCTGAAGCTCCAAACTCTCCTCAAATAACTGCCGAAACATCTGCACATCAAAGAAAATAGACACAaatgtaaaaatttcaaaaaggcCTACAGTATTATATTATCCTAATGAAGTTCTTGAAACCTCTtaaatataaattaataatataaaAGCATAAATTATGGTTTTTAAGGACAAGCTGTACTGGTGGTACTGCCCTTCATTATAAAAATCACGGTGTATTACTGTGAAAAATTAAAACATTTCTTAACCTGAATTAAAATTACTTCAGAATTAATTACTGAGCTTTATTTCCTAAACCcatgctgtactttggtcagagTAACTTTGCTGTGTGGAAGTTTGACGTGAGAAATCTAATTTTTTGTTCAAAACTGATTCAAAGAATGGAACATACTGCTTGTATATAATATAGGATGTGATGTTCTGGACATACATTAAGACTTTTTGTCAGCTAATGGTTAAGATTTATGAAACGCACACCCTTGATTTATTAGTGATGTTTGCGAACTGGAATTTGATCTTGAATGATTCCCTGGAAGGTCTCCAGTCAGGATCATAATCTGATATTCATGTGGTCAGTTTATTATACACTATAACATGGTGTCTCTCATTTATCTACTCTGAAATTCTTCTATGCTGCACAgccttttttttgtgattttcatTGGCCTCTCCACCAAATACTTTCTGAAGGCATTACTGCAAAGTTGTGATACATTTTGGCAGAAaaaagtctgcacacagttataaAATGTTTCAACTGTGCAGAACATGGATCATCACACTGCATGTAAGCGCCAAATAAACAATTGCTGAGTACTTTTTTTCTGCATGACTGCAAGTTACTGACTGAATAGCACCATTCACATACATCGTTTCTGAACATAGACAGAGCGGTGCCTCAACAATGTGTGGTTATGAAAAGAATCCTCTCAATGAGCCAAAAATATTTCACAGCGACCAGCAAAGTCAACTTCCATTACCAAGTAATACAAAATGGTAATCGCGTTACCATCCTCAGTTACACAGTTGCTATGTTGTTGCTGTGACTCCACTGTTAATGACCGTGATCTCTGTGcataatatcaaatcaaatcaattttatttatatagcgccaaatcacaacaaacagttgccccaaggcgctttatattgcaaggcaaagccatacaataattatggaaaaaacccaacggtcaaaacgaccccgtgagcaagcacttggcgacagtgggaaggaaaaactcccttttaacaggaagaaacctccagcagaaccaggctcagggaggggcagtcttctgctgggactggttggggctgagggagagaatcaggaaaaagacatgctgtggaggggagcagagatcaatcactaatgattaaatgcagagtggtgcatacagagcaaaaagggaaagaaacacacagtgcatcatgggaacctcccagcagtctaagtctatagcagcataactaagggatggttcagggttacctgatccagccctaactataagctttagcaaaaaggaaagttttaagcctaatcttaaaagtagagagggtatatgtctccctgatccgaattgggagctgcttCCAGAGGAGagtagcctgaaagctgaaggctctgcctcccattctactcttaaaaaccctaggaactacaagtaagcctgcagtctgagagcgaagcgctctattggggtgatatggtactatgaggtccctaagataagatgggacctgattattcaaaaccttataagtaagaagaagaattttaaattctattctagaattaacaggaagccaatgaagagaagccaatatgggtgagatatgctctctccttctagtccctgtcagtactctagctgcagcattttgaattaactgaaggcttttcagggaacttttaggacaaccagataataatgaattacagtagtccagcctagaggaaataaatgcatgaattagtttttcagcatcactctgagacaagacctttctaattttagagatattgcgcaaatgcaaaaaagcagtcctacatatttgtttaatatgcgcattgaatgacatatcctgatcaaaaatgactccaagatttctcacagtattactagaggtcagggtaatgccatccagagtagggatctggttagacaccgtgtttctaagatttgtggggccaagtacaataacttcagttttatctgagtttaaaagcaggaaattagaggtcatccatgtctttatgtctgtaagacaatcctgcagtttagctaattggtgtgtgtcctctggcttcatggatagataaagctgggtaccatctgcgtaacagtgaaaatttaagcaatgctgtctaataatactgcataagggaagcatgtataaagtgaataaaattggtcctagcacagaaccttgtggaactccataattaaccttagtctgtgaagaagattcccccatttacatgaacaagctagcggattcctaaaaacacgcaaagtgaataatgtgtaaataatttagagttgattcagcagagggagtgctttagttaaggcacgtgaagattacactgtgaaacaaatcgttatctagttaactagatcaatctaactgcgcagattaaacagctaacagatacagcacaacaccgctgtgctccggaacaggaagtgatacaataccgcagtgagagccaaccaccagtagaggccaaggtATATAGCAGCGACATAACAAAACAAAAGACAATAACGATTGTGACTACCCACCTTCTCTTCCTTGGTGCGTGCCCTCATTAGGCGGGCACGGTGCTGCACATAGTACTCATTGTAGTACTTCTTAGCACGGGTGACCTGCTGCCTGCGTTCTCTCAGTGCGCTCTGGATCGACCTCTGCTGTCTTGCTTGCTCTTTGATGTCCTTCTGCAGGACCGACATTTCTTTTTAAATGATCACTCACTGGCTTCTTATGACGCACACTGTACATCCACAGCATTTAAATATTCATGCACCGTCTGCGTGTTCACGCTTACCAGACGCTTCTTGTGTTCCTTGTCTTTGCGGACAATCTCCACCAATGTGTCATGTCTCCTCTGTGTTTCCTCCAGCTGCAAGGAAACCTCATAGTTGGTCACAGACATTTATGTCTACAAAAACTTGAAACTTCCCACAGTCTTACCTGACTGGACAGATTTCTGTGACGCTGATTGTGAGAGGAGGTAATCCCATGGAGTCTGTcaacctgctgcagctgctgctcccACATACGGCCCAGAGTCTGAGGGGAGATCTGAAGGTATGGCAGCTCCTCCAGGAGCACTGATAGGACCTCATTCTGCTTCACTGAAGAGGAACAGAAAAGTAGAACAATGATCAAGCTATTCAATATATTCAGTCCTGGGCATGATGTGAAACTGCACCTGCTCTATAAGTATTCAGACAGTGACAAGTTTGTAATTTTACTTTTGTACACTGCCACAATGTAGCAGAACTGAAACAAGATATGCTTGTAGTGTGGACTTTTAGGCATTAAGACATTTTTATGTAGCCATCCTCTTAGAGCTCATAAGTCACTGAACAAACTAAACAAAGATTATTGTTACATGAACAGTATGGAAAttacaaaaacatgaaatatctttggttcatactgtctgcaatcaaATACTGCCCCAATGCAATACAAATTGTTAATACTACAGCCAGTTTTTATTTGATACACacttttccaagtcattgaatgcgtgttggacttcatttacatcaactaAGAAATACAAATGGTATTATATGGTCTACAGTTCGGAAAAACTGAGTGAGTTCGCAAGGAGGAGATGactgagggaagctaccaagtgCCCCACAGTaaatctgaaggagttatagggttCTGAGGCTGTGAGTGCAACTTTAGTCTGTTCCATCACCAGTTACACAATGTCATGGCGGAGTCAAACAGAGAATTGGGGGGCGCTATTGCAAACTACTCCATCTTGCAATGTTAAATAAAAACTCCTGGTTCTGGTCCCCTCAAGCAGACCCAGTTCTTGGTCCGTACCCCACCCTTTGACAAGATCGTACAAGCCACTTCTAAACTAGCGTGTTTGTACCAAAGACCGTATATATGCACACACTGAACGAACCCTGTGTGACGTAGctcataggttttttttttttttgtagagacCCAGAAGAGCTGTtttgaagcaaaaaacaaaacaacaaaaacaataaaaaaaaaataaaataaaattgctgcgctgggtgttgccatgttgggAGCACTTACTCTGCCTATGTCCTGACCAATGCATGAAAGGATAAAGAGGTAGAGCATGGGAAAGACCATGTGTAACCTGGGCAGGATGTATGAGGCCTGAACACCCCCCCCATCTTACGGTTACCAaataagctaagctaacaggctaaccttagtTCAGGTGTTAATTAAATCATGTCTTTGGGACTGAGTGGGTGGTTCTCATGATGTGGACATTAAAAATGATGATTTACTAATTTCCTGAGTGATCATGCATTAGACCTAACGGCATCAAGCTACCGACAACTGCTAAAAGTGAGAAGGCTGTCAGCATACAAAATTAAATGATGTGAAACTTTCACTAAATGGAAATACTGGAGAACAACCATATTACATAATTCGTTAGGACAACCAGCCACACAACTAGCCTATTAgacaataaaatgctcagaaaggacagacatgcaAAGTTCTGCTACGAAAGAAGTGAGTGGTAGGTGAGAAAGAAGTTGAACTACAGTGGAGCCACAGCACCCTGTAAGCGTTTGGATTTTAAACGGTGGTGCATTGTAAGGCTATTTTGACAAACACTAACAACAACTGAAAGACTTTTgatataaatggtaaa from Thalassophryne amazonica chromosome 15, fThaAma1.1, whole genome shotgun sequence harbors:
- the LOC117526599 gene encoding centrosomal protein of 95 kDa-like, translating into MSFCCVSISSSLMWTQKEESDWVNVANDLLSKCHINKRLRKLTDCDANIFITLYETIVGEKVPDYIDVPSCQEDDVHNVQCVIDSLSLDYLQISLSHITGENVVRGDKVSIKNLLDIFEGLFEYLTEELQNEELNVSPHEDTPHITEKPISCNDIEPESKAEGASLPSSVESRCSFTSCPGLNILNSLIIVLLFCSSSVKQNEVLSVLLEELPYLQISPQTLGRMWEQQLQQVDRLHGITSSHNQRHRNLSSQLEETQRRHDTLVEIVRKDKEHKKRLKDIKEQARQQRSIQSALRERRQQVTRAKKYYNEYYVQHRARLMRARTKEEKMFRQLFEESLELQKLQLREQIAYAREQSLEHEKRCQDQIKSMENYFKDQFSLLAEKFQQEQQEIHVWKKAREKALLKLKQELRSRLVREICDLQKVIIKKDEEDHFKELEVQRLQNRVHMASFQYRTGCLY